From a region of the Vanrija pseudolonga chromosome 2, complete sequence genome:
- the upp gene encoding Uracil phosphoribosyltransferase, whose amino-acid sequence MTSPTVHISTHPLVQIQLTQLRLHDLTPKDFREGVRAISSMLMYEAARAVPIADVPNLQSPIAPFTGKALALRVGLSPIMRAGSGMIDAALALFPDATVLHLGLFRDKTTLQAIEYYSKLPTVRTADLVYLLDPLIATGGTIVAALTMLTEWGLTPSQIKIVSVLGSKSGVEHVTTEFPDVEIYIGAIDDELTDKGYISPGLGDAGDRLFNTHNN is encoded by the exons ATGACTTCCCCCACCGTCCACATCTCGACCCACCCCCTCGTGCAGATCCAGCTCACCCAGCTCCGGCTGCACGACCTCACGCCCAAGGATTTCCGcgagggcgtgcgcgcgatcag CTCGATGCTCATgtacgaggcggcgcgcgccgtgcccatCGCCGACGTGCCGAAC CTCCAGTCCCCCATTGCGCCGTTCACgggcaaggcgctcgccCTGCGCGTCGGCCTGTCGCCCATCATgcgcgcgggcagcggcatGATTGACG CGGCCCTCGCGCTCTTCCCCGACGCGACGGtgctccacctcggcctgtTCCGCGACAAGACGACGCTCCAGGCGATCGA GTACTACTCCAAGCTGCCGACTGTGCGCACCGCCGACCTGGTGTACCTCCTCGACC CGCTCATCGCGACCGGCGGCACGATCGTCGCGGCCCTCACTATGCTCACCGAGTGGGGCCTCACGCCGAGCCAGATCAAGATCGTGTCGGTGCTTGGGTCCAAGAGCGGCGTAGAGCACGTCACGACCGAGTtccccgacgtcgag ATTTACATCGGCGCTattgacgacgagctcaccGACAAGGGATACATCTCGCCCGGTCTCGGCGATGCCGGAGACCGCCTGTTCAACACGCACAACAATTAG
- the Actr10 gene encoding Actin-related protein 10 has product MASSTGGQASTTSAVSTPVKRSSASGDAGPSRRPTGHHSPAYRRHSYGAEDRVVIDPGSRVWKVGISGEADPRAVFWATDEGDRAGAAEAWDLDLSAVAGARGNRTEARRMVAARIERRLREAFHKHLLVDAKARKVVIVENTFLPTYVKEEIASALFDNLKSPSVSFTPATLLTLGACGRITGLVVDIGWLETTVFCSRPLNHLARSSPIAGRALHSRLRALVRHYGKYYPAPPASRSPAPPNRTPVTPVPLGVLTDRVVERVLTEACFAAPEAAAGTSSAAPPGGSSDMFEPLPEIDDAGLMQTLHDRYAGAAGPTKDWTLTIPSARGVGPCSYLVVPGWVRARAADILFGDGPAEDESVTEQVISTLLKLPVDLRAELASSIVVSGGIASLPGIVPRLRDDILHHISQAPAPLGPDTTATTAAWRSRASNPKTALHGLESKLAILNDPSPLDGRASTKGGTAPRWSPSLLAWVGGSLAGAIKAVAPELIREDYDQLMSDQVERSEVYHTALEEERKGIPAPSVGLDLDELRPGMATMALVDRRKRGWAPGGVVPDWTTTGLRASV; this is encoded by the exons ATGGCGAGCAGTACTGGTGGTCaggcctcgacgacctcggccgtctcgacACCAGTTAagcgctcgtcggcatcagGCGATGCGggcccgagtcggcggcCAACGGGCCACCACTCGCCAGCCTAC cgacgacactcgtacggcgccgaggaccgcGTCGTGATCGA CCCCGGCTCGCGCGTGTGGAAGGTCGGCATCTCGGGCGAAgccgacccgcgcgccgtctTCTGGGCGACAGACGAGggcgaccgcgccggcgccgccgaggcgtgggacctcgacctctcggccgtggctggcgcgcgcgggaaCCGCACCGAGGCGCGCCGCATGGTCGCTGCACGCATTGAGcggcgcctgcgcgaggcctTCCACAAGCACTTGTTGGTCGACGCAAAGGCGCGCAAGGTCGTCATTGTCGAGAACACCTTCCTGCCGACGTAcgtcaaggaggagattgCGAGCGCGCTGTTTGATAAcctcaag TCCCCGTCGGTGTCGTTCACTCCTGCGACGCTGCTCACTCTCGGGGCGTGTGGACGGATAACGGGGCTGGTGGTCGACATTGGATGGCTGGAAACTACT GTCTTCTGCTCTCGCCCGCTCAACCACCTGGCCCGGTCGAGCCCAATAGCTGGCCGGGCATTGCATTCGCGGCTGCGAGCTCTGGTCCGCCACTACGGCAAGTACTACCCCGCtccgccggcctcgcgcagcccagccccgccAAACCGGACACCAGTGACACCCGtcccgctcggcgtgctcacTGACCGCGTCGTTGAGCGCGTCCTCACCGAGGCGTGCTTCGCCGCCCCTGAAGCTGCCGCGGggacctcctcggccgcgcctCCAGGCGGCTCGTCGGACATGTTCGAGCCTCTGCCCGagatcgacgacgcggggctCATGCAGACGCTGCATGATCGCTacgctggtgctgctggtccAACAAAAGACTGGACACTTACAATCCCATCAgctcgcggcgtcgggccgTGCAGCTATTTGGTCGTGCCTGGCTgggtgcgtgcgcgcgccgcagatATCCTATTTGGCGACGGGcctgccgaggacgagtcTGTCACGGAGCAGGTGATTAGCACCCTGTTAAAG CTGCCTGTCGACCTCCGAGCCGAGCTCGCGTCATCCATCGTCGTCAGCGGTGGCATCGCGTCACTCCCTGGCATCGTCCCACGACTCCGAGACGACATTCTTCACCACATCAGCCAGGCACCAGCACCACTAGGTCCAGATACCACTGCGACTACTGCCGCATGGCGGTCGCGTGCGAGCAACCCCAAGACGGCACTGCATGGCCTCGAGTCAAAGCTCGCCATTCTCAACGACCCCTCGCCGCTTGATGGGCGGGCAAGCACCAAGGGTGGGACAGCACCCCGCTGGTCTCCATCACTGCTGGCGTGGGTCggtggctcgctcgccggcgccatcaAGGCTGTGGCTCCCGAGCTCATCCGAGAAGACTATGATCAGCTCATGAGCGATCAAgtggagcggagcgaggtgTACCACACTGCgttggaggaggagcgtAAGGGGATTCCAGCACCCAGCGTTGGactcgaccttgacgagcttCGTCCTGGGATGGCTACGATGGCGTTGGTAGACCGGCGGAAGCGTGGGTGGGCGCCTGGAGGCGTTGTCCCCGACTGGACGACGACTGGGCTGCGTGCGAGTGTGTAG
- the Anxa11 gene encoding Annexin A11 codes for MSWNNNNYGQQQQGGWGQQPPQQQNWGGGPPQQQQQWGGQPQQQQWGQQQPPQGQYGAPQQQQQWGQQPPPQQQQNWGGQQQNNQWGGQQQQPPQQQWGQQPPQQGYGAPPQQGGYGNAPSYGQAPPNQQYGQNYGAPQPAFNQSAGGPRFLGVQIPAPPPAPPIANLPNYNPQFDADRIRKATKGMGTDERTLIDTLVPLDAFQIDVLSRTYEQTVGRSLQKTLEKELSGWFEYVLVLLSRGPLGGDIHLLNRACAGAGTHEDLLTEILIGRTNEEIFLLKEGYRRVYNKDLVNVVKGELSMKTERMFVMALTGTRDESPQVNPQQVQQDVETLYRAGPGKAGTDEIAICGILLQRSDAHLQAIAAAFPARHRKSLSDMIDSEFSGHMKQALLHVARGAEHDGQGVFRDATLLEAAMAGMGTKDERLSYRIVRYHWNRPRFGAIKNQYQQRYRKSLRARVEGETSGKYEKALVGIIEQN; via the exons ATGTCCTGGAATAACAACAACTACGGCCAGCAACAGCAAGGCGGCTGGGGTCAGCAGCCCCCTCAGCAGCAGAACTGGGGAGGCGGCCCTCctcagcaacagcagcagtggGGTGGCCAGCCTCAGCAACAACAATGgggtcagcagcagcccccgCAGGGCCAGTACGGCGCcccccagcagcaacagcagtgGGGCcagcagcctcctcctcagcagcAACAGAACTGGGGCGGACAGCAGCAGAACAACCAGTGGggaggccagcagcagcaacctcCTCAGCAGCAGTGGGGCCAGCAGCCCCCTCAGCAGGGCTACGGCGCTCCTCCCCAGCAGGGCGGCTACGGCAACGCGCCCAGCTATGGCCAGGCGCCCCCGAACCAGCAGTACGGGCAGAACTATGGCGCGCCCCAGCCCGCGTTCAACCAGAGCGCTGGCGGCCCGcgcttcctcggcgtgcagatccccgcccctccgcccgcgccgcccattGCCAACCTGCCAAACTACAACCCCCAGTTTGATGCCGACCGTATCCGCAAGGCGACCAAG GGCATGGGCACCGACGAGCGTACCCTTATCGACACCCTCgtgccgctcgacgcgttccaGATCGATGTCCTCTCGCGCACGTACGAGCAGACGGTCGGCCGGTCACTTCAGAAGACTCTGGAAAAGGAACTTTCCGGCTG GTTCGAATACGTCCTTGTTCTTCTGTCGCGCGGCCCTCTTGGCGGTGACATCCACCTGCTCAACAGAGCTTGTGCCGGTGCCGGAACCCACGAGGACCTCCTGACCGAGATTCTTATCGGCCGCACCAACGAGGAAATCTTCCTCCTCAAGGAGGGCTACAGGCGCGTCTACAACAAGgacctcgtcaacgtcgtcAAGGGCGAGCTCAGCATGAAGACGGAGCGCATGTTCGTCATGGCTCTGACAGGCACGCGTGACGAGTCGCCCCAGGTCAACCCACAGCAGGTGCAGCAGGACGTCGAGACCCTCTACCGCGCTGGCCCGGGCAAGGCCGGTACCGACGAGATTGCCATCTGCGGTATCCTCCTGCAGCGCTCGGACGCGCACCTCCAGGCCATTGCCGCGGCGTTCCCTGCCCGCCACCGCAAGTCGCTCTCCGACATGATTGACAGCGAGTTCTCTGGCCACATGAAGCAGGCCCTCCTTCACGTTGCCCGGGgtgccgagcacgacggccAGGGAGTGTTCCGTGACGccaccctcctcgaggcTGCCATGGCTGGCATGGGTACCAAGGACGAGAGACTCTCGTACCGCATCGTGCGCTACCACTGGAACCGCCCGCGCTTCGGCGCCATCAAGAACCAGTACCAGCAGCGGTACCGCAAGAGCCTGCGTGCGCGagtcgagggcgagacgtCAGGCAAGTACGAAAAGGCGCTCGTTGGCATCATCGAGCAGAACTAG
- the exg3 gene encoding Glucan 1,3-beta-glucosidase 3, translating to MGLFDKLSNKIKGTEGPAPEAFSFPPPAPPIPLEHSLIRYRKQRGINLGSWFTTENWLATKLYEGAVPPKGSDYDLARGANPKEAMERHWDTWMAETDWQWIKDRGFNTVRLPIGYYHLSGVLPDILKGTEYEPFADIYSGAWPRILKAVETAASHGLGVLIDFHAAPGAQNEDGHSGLSNGKVNFWKPNNLASTSIALRFLASTFNSNPYVVGLELLNEPKNNDQLQGWYERTLWEVRQVAGQEFPIYVSDAWDAQWYSSFVGKRDDFVVLDHHLYRCFDAADRALTGPQHADKLRNEFSGTFAHWCGQARGNLVVGEWSAGLDDSCLPASTPAGERDAHKRAWVAAQLEVYDRCAGYYFWTLKTDRDWDAGWSAYNAGQAEILPASVVRRAFSAPPQGAREAATQQAFDAHVGYWSQHGGSPNPNAFADGFRRGWDDALLFVHADGVSELGFVSQWARRPKTHTLTMSIVIRQVSDANVTADERALMIKILIDSFQTLNNALMSCVVNHGLNKKEAWIAELDGRLVGLSLWSGPGREFMEGDEFERLFKPVIEMLPSATSDFLMNVLFPQQMAFYNEGVPNAELEWWFCEMLGVDPRYQGHGVGTALLEHKAASVGDVPMGLSTQSKETLKFYEKLGYKVRADHPFTLLNGYVWHDHLLSCPGDATTVEAEKRNKAAAEAAAASASR from the exons ATGGGCCTGTTCGACAAGCTGAGCAACAAGATCAAGGGGACTGAAGGCCCGGCTCCAGAGGCCTTCTCCTTCCCACCTCCAGCTCCCCCAATCCCCCTCGAGCACTCGCTCATCCGGTACCGCAAGCAACGAGGTATCAACCTCGGCTCGTGGTTTACCACTGAGAACTGGCTCGCCACCAAGCTTTATGAGGGGGCTGTGCCTCCCAAGGGGAGCGACTATGACCTTGCGCGCGGAGCGAACCCCAAGGAGGCGATGGAGAGACATTGGGACACCTGGATGGCGGAAACCGACTGGCAGTGGATCAAGGACCGAGGCTTCAACACGGTTCGCCTTCCG ATTGGGTACTACCATCTCAGCGGCGTGCTTCCTGATATCCTCAAGGGCACAGAGTACGAGCCTTTTGCCGACATCTACAGTGGCGCCTGGCCTCGGATCCTCAAGGCCGTAGAGACGGCCGCTAgccacggcctcggggtGCTCATCGACTTCCATGCTGCACCAGGCGCCCAGAACGAAGACG GTCACTCAGGATTGTCAAACGGCAAGGTCAACTTCTGGAAGCCCAACAacctcgcctcgacgtccatTGCGCTTCGATTCCTCGCGTCCACCTTTAACAGCAACCCGTAtgttgtcggcctcgagctcctcaacGAGCCGAAGAACAACGACCAGCTGCAGGGGTGGTACGAACGCACCCTGTGGGAGGTGCGACAGGTAGCTGGTCAAGAGTTTCCCATCTATGTCAGCGACGCCTGGGATGCCCAGTGGTACTCGAGCTTCGTGGGCAAGCGGGACGACTTTGTTGtgctcgaccaccacctctATCGGTGCTTTGACGCGGCCGACCGTGCCCTCACTGGCCCGCAGCATGCCGACAAGCTTCGCAACGAGTTCTCTGGCACGTTCGCCCACTGGTGCGGACAGGCCCGCGGCAACCTTGTCGTTGGCGAGTGGTCCGCTGGCCTCGACGATAGCTGTCTTCCtgcgagcacgccggccggGGAGAGGGACGCGCACAAGCGTGCGTGGGTCGCCGCTCAGCTCGAGGTCTACGACCGATGCGCAGGCTACTACTTCTGGACGCTCAAGACCGATCGTGACTGGGACGCAGGGTGGTCGGCCTACAACGCAGGCCAAGCTGAGATTCTGCCGGCATCGGTTGTCCGGCGTGCGTTCAGTGCGCCGCCACAAGGCGCACGAGAGGCGGCCACACAGCAAGCATTCG ACGCGCATGTGGGTTACTGGTCGCAGCATGGGGGCTCCCCAAACCCCAATGCCTTTGCCGATGGCTTCAGGAGGGGCTGGGATGACGCGCTGCTGTTTGTGCACGCCGACGGTGTGAGCGAGCTGGGCTTTGTGAGCCAGTGGGCCAGACGGc CGAAGACACACACCCTCACCATGTCCATCGTCATCAGGCAGGTCTCGGACGCCAATGTGACGG ccgacgaACGGGCCCTCATGATCAAGATCCTCATCGACTCGTTCCAAACGT TGAACAATGCGCTCATGTCATGCGTTGTCAATCATGGCCTGAATAAGAAGGAGGCGTggatcgccgagctcgacggccggctcgtcggcctcagCCTGTGGTCTGGCCCTGGACGCGAGTTCATGGAGGG cgacgagtttgagcgACTCTTCAAGCCTGTCATTGAGATGCTGCCGTCCGCGACGTCCGACTTCCTGATGAATGTG CTCTTCCCTCAGCAGATGGCCTTTTACAACGAGGGTGTACCaaacgccgagctcgaatGGTGGTTCTGCGAGATGCTGGGCGTCGATCCAAGGTACCAGGGCCACGGGGTGGGCActgcgctgctcgagcacaaggcggcgtcggtgggtgACGTGCCGATGGGCCTGAGCACGCAGAGCAAGGAGACG CTCAAGTTCTACGAGAAGCTAGGGTACAAGGTGCGCGCCGATCACCCGTTCACGCTGCTCAACGGCTACGTGTGGCACGACCACCTCCTGTCTTGCCCTGGGGATGCGACGACGGTGGAGGCTGAGAAGCGCaacaaggcggcggccgaggcggcggcggcgtctgcaAGCAGGTAG
- the CG6153 gene encoding PITH domain-containing protein, translating to MSSCADEAGGHGHSHDHHGHDHGHDGHDHDVPLEAGPSDSLYGVIDTEHVVALNAAGGGEQGRVVIKDWASREDETKWLESELDDSLILQIPFTASVALRSITLKAGHGGFCPSHMRVFANAPGLDFADAESKQPTQEFEVVQVREGAEYQVKAAKFASLTSLALHFPHNESEGDDEETTRVYYVGLRGSHRPLPGRLNASIVYEAAPRPTDHKLKQGDSLASTHRQGF from the exons ATGTCGTCTTGCGCtgacgaggcgggcggccacggccacagCCACGACCATCAcggccacgaccacggccacgacgggcacgaccacgacgtgCCGCTTGAAGCTGGGCCGTCGGACTCGCTCTACGGCGTCATTGACACGGAGCACGTCGTTGCGCTCAATGCTGCTGGTGGGGGCGAGCAGGGGCGCGTGGTGATCAA GGACTGGGCGAgccgcgaggacgagaccAAG TGGCTCgagagcgagctcgacgactcTCTCATCTTGCAGA TTCCATTCACTGCCAGCGTCGCGTTGAGATCAATCACCCTCAAGGCCGGGCACGGCGGCTTCTGCCCATCACATATGCGCGTG tTTGCCAACGCCCCAGGACTCGactttgccgacgccgagagcaaGCAGCCCACACAAGAGTTTGAAGTCGTCcaggtgcgcgagggcgcaGAGTACCAGGTCAA GGCGGCAAAGTTCGCctcgctcacctcgctcgcgctccacTTCCCACACAACGAGtcggagggcgacgacgaggagacgacgCGGGTATACTACGTCGGCCTGCGGGGGAGCCACCGGCCC CTGCCAGGGAGGCTCAACGCAAGCATCGTGTACGaggccgccccgcgcccgacCGACCACAAGCTCAAGCAGGGCGACTCGCTCGCTAGCACGCACCGTCAGGGCTTCTAG
- the SPAC1A6.10 gene encoding tRNA threonylcarbamoyladenosine dehydratase, translated as MSGQSSLSSISFKQSLAITAVIASLATTSVILTYQTLRREARTEQLKRSVGEDVEAWEKGQGKSGTATPMTPEERVELFNQANDTGKKPREWRKGEFDESLVREQLTRNYSFLGDEAMTKIRNSYVVIVGCGGVGSWAATMLLRSGVGRLLLIDFDLVTLSSLNRHACATLEDVGTPKAVAMQKYFKKIAPWAQVDVKVALWKKDEGEAWLEGADYVLDAIDNIDTKVDLLTHCAKNDIKIFASMGAGAKRDPTRVQIADISNTYEDPLARSVRRRLRINGIPSGIPVVYSTEVPSDVKLLPLPEDEFKKGSVKELGAFDDFRVRILPVLGPLPAIFGLEAATYMTLELGGKPLTDCCEIKNRKKLYQNLERSLSEREARVAKSDMQKGIEVNMEDLALIFEDVNNGRTTIPEPVVTKQPNASRWDRDQPLTIDNIVILTPGDAKRHEKEHLVEGKSLNEVWGEENVLKARRRLDEARRCAIYRRA; from the exons ATGTCGGGACagtcgtcgctctcgtccaTCTCCTTCAAGCAGAGCTTGGCCATCACGGCGGTGatcgcgtcgctcgccaccacctcggtCATCCTCACCTACCAGACactgcggcgcgaggcgcggaccgagcagctcaagcgCTCGGTCggggaggacgtcgaggcatGGGAGAAAGGTCAGGGGAAGAGCGGGACCGCGACTCCCATGacgcccgaggagcgcgtcgagctcttCAACCAGGCCAACGACACGGGCAAGAAGCCGCGCGAGTGGAGGAAGGGCGAGTTTGACGAGAGCCTCGTCCGCGAGCAGCTCACCCGCAACTACTCgttcctcggcgacgaggccatgaCCAAGATCCGCAACTCGTATGTTGTCATCGTCGGCTGCGGTGGCGTTGGCTCGTGGGCCGCGACGATGCTCCTCCGCAGTGGtgtcggccgcctcctccttaTCGACTTTGATCTCGTGACCCTCTCCTCGCTCAACCGCCATGCCTGCgccacgctcgaggacgtcggcacACCAAAGGCGGTCGCCATGCAGAAGTACTTTAAGAAGATTGCTCCTTGGGCTCA GGTCGACGTCAAGGTTGCGCTCTGGAAGAaagacgagggcgaggcgtggCTCGAGGGAGCGGACTACGTCCTGGACGCCATTGACAACATTGACACTAAGgtcgacctcctcacccACTGCGCCAAGAACGACATCAAGATCTTTGCCAGCATgggtgccggcgccaagcGTGACCCGACCCGTGTCCAGATTGC GGACATCTCGAACACGTACGAGGACCCCCTGGCGCGCTCTGTTCGCCGTAGATTGCGAATCAACGGCATTCCAAGCGGTATCCC TGTCGTCTACTCGACAGAAGTGCCGAGCGACGTCAAGCTGCTTCCCCTCCCAGAGGACGAGTTCAAGAAGGGGTcggtcaaggagctcggcgcgttcGACGACTTCCGTGTGCGCATTCTGCCCGTTCTTGGCCCCCTGCCGGCCATCTTTGGTCTGGAGGCGGCGACCTACAtgacgctcgagctcggcggcaagcccCTCACCGACTGCTGCGAGATCAAGAACCGCAAGAAGCTGTACCAGAACCTGGAGCGCAGCCTGTctgagcgcgaggcgcgggtCGCCAAGTCGGACATGCAGAAGGGCATCGAGGTGAACATGGAGGACCTGGCGCTCATCTTTGAAGACGTCAACAACGGCCGCACGACCATccccgagcccgtcgtcacCAAGCAGCCCAACGCGTCCCGCTGGGACCGCGACCAGCCGCTCACGATCGACAACATTGTCATCCTGACGCCCGGCGACGCCAAGCGGCACGAGAAGGAGCACCTCGTGGAAGGCAAGAGCCTCAACGAGGTGTGGGGAGAGGAGAACGTCCTCAAGGCCAGGAGGAGGCTGGACGAAGCGCGTCGTTGTGCCATCTACCGCCGAGCATAG
- the tfb2 gene encoding General transcription and DNA repair factor IIH subunit tfb2: MPQPSFSHPGTASAGESSSTSPTAPLDAFLDDQHQSFYENIYKSEAACLCILRLLPPVCRQIVLHVLWSHQTLKSSELKAFCGIDERLAPEEAEEVLRPARARHIFLALNHKHNKFQWPLGDTFKQGLRNALTGLGTSNSFGVPYRRSAHDDSPTQTELVDYGEDTWESILKYMVSSGLLGRRNPHRPSSSVLDLLQKSELMADPHAQDGRPVSYDRLTITSKGFQFLLEDRQAQLWQLLMYFVKHREDRGESAADVVSLLFSLGCMQLGQDYSASDSFPLSYDILDDLEQYGFIYKRRTLSNGRKRDQFFPTHLATSLCSGDSSVSRSQSADDKRFLILETNYKIYAYTSNELEIAILNLFVDIRIRYPNLVVGKLDRKHVKAAMDKGISAYQIIAYLASHAHPQMYNHPPPLLHPSVTDQLHLWDQERNRLKAEDTSMFEFFSKELFEETVAEAKRMDCLFLSVPEKKLIFLDPGSRESIKDFIKTKQAQLRGGY, from the exons ATGCCCCAACCGTCCTTCTCTCACCCCGGCACGGCTTCGGCGggcgagtcgtcgtcgacctctccaacggcgccgctcgacgccttTCTCGACGATCAGCACCAGTCATTCTACGAGAACATATACAAGTCTGAGGCGGCATGTCTGTGTATTCTGAG GTTGCTGCCTCCCGTCTGTCGACAGATAGTCCTGCACGTCCTGTGGTCGCATCAGACACTCAAGTCGTCTGAGCTGAAGGCATTCTGCGGTATTGACGAGCGACTAGCGCCGGAAGA AGCTGAGGAGGTGCTGCGCCCGGCACGCGCCCGACACATCTTCCTGGCGTTGAACCACAAGCACAACAAGTTTCAATGGCCTTTGGGAGATACATTCAAGCAGGGATTGCGAAATGCCCTCACAGGGCT CGGGACATCCAACTCGTTCGGAGTGCCCTACCGTCGTTCTGCACACGATGATTCTCCCACCCAGACGGAGCTGGTAGACTACGGCGAGGACACCTGGGAGTCGATTCTCAAATACATGGTCTCGTCAGGCCTCCTTGGCAGGCGAAACCCTCACAGGCCGAGCAGCTCCGTCTTGGATCTCCTTCAAAAATCTGAGCTGATGGCCGACCCCCATGCTCAAGACGGGCGACCAGTGTCTTACGACCGGTTGACGATCACATCAAAGGGCTTCCAGTTCCTCCTCGAAGACCGGCAGGCGCAGCTCTGGCAGCTTCTAATGTACTTCGTCAAGCACCGTGAGGATCGAGGAGAATCGGCCGCCGACGTTGTCTCCCTGCTCTTCTCACTCGGCTGCATGCAGCTCGGGCAGGACTACTCTGCGTCGGACAGCTTCCCCCTCTCCTACGACATTctcgatgacctcgagcAGTATGGCTTCATTTACAAGCGCCGAACGCTCTCCAATGGACGGAAACGAGATCAGTTCTTCCCCACGCATCTCGCCACCTCCCTCTGCTCGGGCGACTCTTCCGTTTCGCGCTCGCagagcgccgacgacaagcggTTCCTCATTCTGGAAACCAACTACAAGATCTACGCATACACTTccaacgagctcgagatTGCCATTCTCAACCTCTTTGTCGACATCCGTATCCGTTATCCCAACCTCGTggtcggcaagctcgacaGGAAGCACGTCAAAGCCGCGATGGACAAGGGCATCTCGGCCTACCAAATCATTGCATATCTCGCGAGTCACGCACACCCTCAAATGTacaaccacccaccgccaCTGCTCCACCCCTCGGTCACAGACCAACTTCACCTTTGGGACCAGGAGCGTAAccgcctcaaggccgaggacacgTCCATGTTCGAGTTCTTCTCCAAGGAGCTGTTCGAGGAGACtgtggccgaggccaagcgcatGGACTGCCTCTTCCTGTCGGTTCCAGAGAAGAAGCTTATATTCCTTGACCCTGGCTCGCGGGAGTCTATCAAGGACTTCATCAAGACGAAGCAGGCCCAGTTGCGTGGAGGGTATTGA